Proteins from a genomic interval of Amycolatopsis sp. cg13:
- a CDS encoding response regulator — MIRVLIADDQEMVRMGFRMILDAQDDIEVVADVPDGISAVSKARELRPDVCLLDIRMPGLDGLEVTRQLAGPEVADPLKVVVVTTFDLDEYVHTALRNGASGFLLKDAGPALLIEAVRAADRGDALVSPQITVRLLKHFDGGATAKREAPAPSEPLTAREMDVVKAAARGLTNTEIGAELFLSLSTVKTHLASVQGKVGARNRVEIAAWAWRSGVVD; from the coding sequence GTGATCCGGGTACTGATCGCGGACGACCAGGAAATGGTGCGGATGGGCTTCCGCATGATCCTGGACGCCCAGGACGACATCGAGGTGGTCGCGGACGTGCCAGACGGGATCTCCGCGGTCTCGAAGGCGCGCGAACTGCGCCCGGACGTCTGCCTGCTGGACATCCGCATGCCGGGGCTCGACGGGCTGGAGGTCACCCGCCAACTGGCCGGACCAGAGGTCGCCGACCCGCTGAAGGTCGTCGTGGTCACCACCTTCGACCTCGACGAATACGTGCACACCGCGCTGCGCAACGGCGCGAGCGGCTTCCTGCTCAAGGACGCCGGTCCGGCGCTGCTGATCGAGGCGGTGCGTGCGGCCGACCGCGGCGACGCGCTGGTGTCGCCGCAGATCACCGTGCGGCTGCTGAAGCATTTCGACGGCGGCGCCACGGCCAAGCGCGAGGCTCCGGCGCCGTCGGAACCGCTGACCGCGCGCGAGATGGACGTGGTGAAGGCCGCCGCCCGCGGGCTCACGAACACCGAAATCGGCGCGGAGCTGTTCCTGTCGCTGTCGACGGTCAAGACGCATTTGGCTTCGGTGCAGGGCAAAGTCGGCGCGCGTAACCGAGTGGAAATCGCAGCTTGGGCTTGGCGTAGCGGCGTAGTGGATTAA
- a CDS encoding FtsX-like permease family protein yields MNPFQLALRVLRGDRRTRTSAILTAVGVAVATGLVLLLATLPYATQAREQRALWQSSGRYDSGQQNALLVNSSKDYFDGKQVARVDIAVTGPVDSLRLPPGIPQLPGPGETIVSPALGKLLNSTPADQLGNRFGKPVAAFGDEALRYPEQLVALVGHSTQEMRPYGHKDLPGQDAFPAAAFPGGQGHPDGLLTVLSWVGIIVLLVPSLVLVASSARLTAARREQRLAAIRLAGATPGQVTAMVAAETGLSAGVGALLGLLLSPALRGLATFVPWDGGTWLASDFALPVGLTVLAVLLVPVLVVLAGVLGLRRVVRTPLFASGGHTVKPLRWWRLLALPAAGLFFFYTVFGARGGGSSNLVLFGLLLVVGSAMVVGPWVTSAVGGTFVRAWRRPSSLLAGRRLRNDPKGSYRASAGIVLAVFTGSMALTLLPSIESLAGGGRQYVDSALYVDVTANRAPEATERTNATLAKAGLSERVVPVASVYVMQGEGNYRSMQRAYVMNCADAAKLTRLGITQQDCKPGVGLYTPYQLDTGNLRVARFGGDDSTGIPLGAVKTGTYHPEKHNSFGEYVIDPSAVPAGIKPSQVTLVVPTAEANREAVRTALVPNAVGEEIGSREQYLYGQQVQLSDLRRVTVIGLIAAGILAGCSAAVATAGSVMDRRRTFGALMAAGTPVRVLSRALRMEAALPALVATIGAGVTGVVVGLGLFMATMERGSVVFSPWIAAPVVLGIGVALLGASVCTPALKRVQAEPLADE; encoded by the coding sequence ATGAACCCCTTCCAGCTCGCCCTGCGGGTTCTGCGCGGCGACCGGCGGACCCGCACCTCGGCGATCCTCACCGCGGTCGGCGTCGCCGTCGCGACCGGGCTCGTCCTGCTGCTGGCGACCCTGCCGTACGCCACTCAGGCGCGCGAGCAGCGGGCGCTGTGGCAGAGCAGCGGCCGCTACGACTCCGGCCAGCAGAACGCCCTGCTCGTCAACTCCTCCAAGGACTACTTCGACGGCAAGCAGGTCGCCCGCGTCGACATCGCGGTCACCGGCCCGGTCGATTCGCTGCGCCTGCCCCCTGGCATCCCGCAGCTCCCGGGTCCCGGCGAGACGATCGTGTCGCCCGCGCTCGGGAAACTGCTCAACTCCACTCCCGCCGACCAGTTGGGGAACCGCTTCGGCAAGCCAGTCGCGGCGTTCGGCGACGAGGCGCTGCGGTACCCGGAGCAGCTCGTCGCGCTCGTCGGGCACAGCACGCAGGAGATGCGGCCGTACGGGCACAAGGACCTGCCCGGTCAGGACGCGTTCCCGGCCGCGGCCTTCCCCGGGGGACAGGGGCATCCGGACGGTCTGCTGACGGTGTTGTCCTGGGTCGGCATCATCGTGCTGCTCGTGCCGAGCCTGGTGCTCGTCGCGTCGTCGGCCCGGCTGACCGCCGCCCGCCGCGAACAACGGCTCGCCGCGATCCGTCTTGCCGGTGCGACTCCCGGCCAGGTGACCGCGATGGTCGCCGCCGAAACCGGACTGTCCGCCGGCGTCGGCGCGCTGCTCGGCCTGCTGCTGAGCCCGGCGCTGCGCGGCTTGGCCACCTTCGTGCCGTGGGACGGCGGGACCTGGCTGGCGTCGGACTTCGCGCTGCCGGTCGGGCTGACCGTGCTCGCCGTGCTGCTGGTCCCGGTGCTGGTCGTGCTCGCCGGGGTGCTCGGCCTGCGGCGAGTGGTGCGCACGCCGCTGTTCGCGAGCGGCGGGCACACCGTGAAACCGTTGCGCTGGTGGCGGTTGCTCGCGCTGCCCGCTGCCGGATTGTTCTTCTTCTACACCGTTTTCGGCGCGCGGGGCGGCGGCAGCAGCAACCTGGTTCTGTTCGGCCTGTTGCTGGTGGTCGGCTCGGCGATGGTGGTCGGTCCGTGGGTGACCTCAGCGGTCGGCGGCACGTTCGTGCGGGCCTGGCGGCGGCCGTCGTCGCTGCTGGCCGGACGTCGGCTGCGCAACGACCCGAAGGGTTCTTATCGGGCCTCAGCGGGGATCGTGCTCGCGGTGTTCACCGGGTCGATGGCGCTCACCCTGCTGCCGTCGATCGAATCCCTCGCCGGCGGCGGCCGCCAGTACGTGGACTCGGCGCTGTACGTCGACGTCACCGCGAACCGGGCTCCCGAGGCGACCGAGCGGACCAACGCAACGCTCGCGAAGGCCGGACTTTCCGAACGCGTCGTCCCGGTGGCCAGCGTCTACGTGATGCAGGGCGAGGGGAACTACCGGTCGATGCAGCGCGCCTACGTCATGAACTGCGCCGACGCCGCCAAGCTGACCCGGCTCGGGATCACGCAGCAGGACTGCAAGCCCGGGGTCGGGCTGTACACGCCGTACCAGCTGGACACCGGCAATCTGCGGGTCGCGCGGTTCGGCGGCGACGACAGCACCGGCATCCCGCTCGGCGCGGTCAAGACGGGCACCTATCACCCCGAAAAGCACAACAGCTTCGGCGAATACGTGATCGACCCGTCCGCGGTGCCGGCCGGCATCAAACCGAGCCAGGTCACCCTGGTCGTGCCGACCGCTGAGGCGAACCGCGAGGCCGTGCGGACCGCGCTGGTGCCCAACGCGGTCGGTGAGGAGATCGGCAGCCGCGAGCAGTACCTCTACGGACAGCAAGTGCAGCTCAGCGACCTGCGCCGAGTCACCGTGATCGGCCTGATCGCGGCAGGCATCCTCGCCGGCTGCAGCGCCGCCGTCGCGACCGCAGGCTCGGTCATGGACCGCCGCCGGACGTTCGGCGCCCTGATGGCGGCAGGCACACCGGTGCGGGTGCTTTCCCGGGCGCTGCGAATGGAAGCCGCGCTACCGGCTTTGGTGGCGACCATCGGCGCAGGCGTAACCGGTGTCGTGGTGGGCCTAGGACTGTTCATGGCAACGATGGAACGGGGGTCGGTCGTGTTCAGCCCGTGGATCGCCGCACCGGTGGTGCTCGGAATCGGGGTCGCACTGCTCGGCGCGTCGGTCTGCACGCCCGCCCTGAAGCGGGTCCAGGCGGAACCACTGGCCGACGAATAG
- the trmB gene encoding tRNA (guanosine(46)-N7)-methyltransferase TrmB, translating to MENEDQPRLRSVVSYVKRGGRMTVGQQRAWEEHWPRLGRTVSELPAGPVDFTEWFGCEAPVMLEIGSGMGETTSQLAAAAPELNYVAAEVYDPGLGQLMLRAEKLGVTNLRLMHGDAVVLLTSHVEPGTLSGVRLFFPDPWPKKRHHKRRIVQPEFVALIASRLAPGGTFHMATDWEHYAEQMLEVCSAEPALRNRYADEPGGWAPRPEWRPVTKFEQRADREGRVSHDLIFEKR from the coding sequence GTGGAAAACGAGGACCAGCCACGGCTGCGCAGCGTGGTCAGCTACGTCAAACGCGGCGGACGGATGACCGTCGGCCAGCAGCGAGCCTGGGAAGAACACTGGCCGCGACTCGGCCGGACGGTATCCGAGCTGCCTGCCGGACCGGTCGACTTCACCGAGTGGTTCGGCTGCGAAGCGCCGGTCATGCTGGAGATCGGCTCCGGCATGGGCGAGACGACCTCGCAGCTGGCCGCCGCAGCGCCGGAGCTGAACTATGTCGCCGCCGAGGTGTACGACCCTGGGCTCGGGCAGTTGATGCTGCGCGCGGAGAAGCTCGGCGTAACGAACCTGCGGCTGATGCACGGCGACGCGGTGGTCCTGCTGACGTCCCATGTCGAGCCCGGCACGCTGTCCGGCGTGCGGTTGTTCTTCCCGGACCCGTGGCCGAAGAAGCGCCACCACAAGCGGCGGATCGTGCAGCCGGAGTTCGTGGCGTTGATCGCGTCGCGGCTCGCGCCCGGTGGGACGTTCCATATGGCGACGGACTGGGAGCACTACGCGGAGCAGATGCTCGAGGTGTGCTCGGCGGAGCCTGCGCTGCGGAACCGATATGCGGATGAGCCTGGCGGGTGGGCGCCTCGGCCGGAGTGGCGGCCGGTGACGAAGTTCGAACAGCGGGCGGACCGGGAGGGGCGGGTTTCGCACGACTTGATCTTCGAGAAGCGCTGA
- a CDS encoding ABC transporter ATP-binding protein: MIEATGLTKRYGNTLAVNNLSFSVAAGKVTGFLGPNGAGKSTTMRMILGLDNPTGGQVRIGGKLYHDLKEPLRTVGALLDAKWVHPNRSARAHLQWMARSNRIPAARVDEVLDTVGLTSVAGKRAGGFSLGMSQRLGIAAALLGDPEVLLFDEPVNGLDPEGILWIRKFMQRLAAEGRTVFVSSHLLSEMALTATDLVVIGKGQLIAQSTTEEFVARAAENTVKVRSPQLPALRQQLISASAQVADAGEALIVSGMDSAKIGEIAASANLVLHELSPQTGSLEQAFMQITGDSVEYHTGLEAEAQQAAAIR, encoded by the coding sequence ATGATCGAGGCAACAGGTCTCACCAAGCGTTACGGGAACACGCTCGCGGTGAACAACCTGTCGTTCAGCGTGGCAGCGGGGAAAGTCACCGGATTCCTCGGCCCGAACGGCGCAGGCAAGTCCACGACGATGCGCATGATCCTCGGCCTGGACAACCCGACCGGGGGCCAGGTCCGGATCGGCGGGAAGCTGTATCACGACCTGAAGGAACCGCTGCGCACGGTCGGCGCGCTGCTCGACGCGAAATGGGTGCACCCCAACCGCTCGGCCCGCGCGCACCTGCAGTGGATGGCCCGGTCCAACCGGATCCCGGCGGCGCGGGTGGACGAGGTGCTCGACACCGTCGGCCTCACCAGCGTCGCGGGCAAGCGGGCCGGCGGGTTCTCGCTCGGCATGTCGCAGCGGCTGGGGATCGCCGCCGCGCTGCTCGGCGACCCGGAGGTGCTGCTGTTCGACGAGCCGGTGAACGGCCTCGACCCGGAAGGCATCCTCTGGATCCGGAAGTTCATGCAGCGCCTCGCCGCCGAGGGCCGGACCGTGTTCGTGTCCAGCCACCTGCTTTCGGAGATGGCGCTCACCGCGACCGATCTCGTGGTCATCGGCAAGGGCCAGCTGATCGCGCAGTCCACCACTGAGGAATTCGTGGCGCGGGCCGCGGAGAACACCGTGAAGGTGCGCTCGCCGCAGCTTCCGGCGCTGCGCCAGCAGCTGATCTCCGCCAGCGCGCAGGTCGCCGATGCCGGCGAAGCGCTCATCGTGTCCGGAATGGACAGTGCGAAGATCGGCGAGATCGCCGCTTCGGCGAACCTCGTGCTGCACGAGCTGAGCCCGCAGACCGGCTCGCTCGAGCAGGCCTTCATGCAGATCACCGGCGACTCCGTCGAGTACCACACCGGGCTCGAGGCAGAGGCGCAGCAGGCCGCGGCCATCCGCTGA
- a CDS encoding ABC transporter permease — protein sequence MTLLAVERIKLFTTRSPWWCALIALALTVGFAGLMASALPSGEEISVASTQVGHQFGIAVIMVLAALSVTTEYRFGTIRTTFQAVPHRGSVLVAKATVVGLLSLVIGEIAAFGAWALGYAIRPSDSVALHTSADWINVAGVGVVFAFAAVIAVAVGTLIRHSAGALSLLLIYVLAVENLVQLIPTVGAKIHQWMPFNVAERFLGGSASSRGPGLPDAVLSQWGSLAYFAGVAVVLLAIAIGVAKKRDA from the coding sequence ATGACTTTGCTCGCGGTCGAACGTATCAAGCTCTTCACCACCCGGTCGCCGTGGTGGTGCGCCCTCATCGCGCTGGCCCTCACCGTCGGATTCGCCGGCCTCATGGCCTCCGCCCTGCCGAGCGGGGAGGAGATCTCGGTCGCCAGCACCCAGGTCGGGCACCAGTTCGGGATCGCCGTGATCATGGTGCTGGCGGCGCTGTCGGTGACCACCGAATACCGCTTCGGCACGATCCGCACCACGTTCCAGGCGGTGCCGCACCGGGGTTCGGTGCTCGTCGCCAAGGCCACCGTCGTCGGGCTGCTGTCGCTCGTGATCGGCGAGATCGCCGCCTTCGGCGCGTGGGCGCTGGGCTACGCGATCCGGCCGTCGGACTCGGTGGCGCTGCACACCTCCGCGGACTGGATCAACGTCGCCGGCGTCGGGGTGGTGTTCGCCTTCGCCGCGGTCATCGCGGTGGCGGTCGGCACGCTGATCCGGCACAGCGCCGGCGCGCTCTCGCTGCTGCTGATCTACGTGCTGGCGGTGGAAAACCTCGTGCAGCTCATCCCGACGGTCGGCGCGAAAATCCACCAGTGGATGCCGTTCAACGTCGCGGAGCGCTTCCTCGGCGGTTCGGCTTCCTCGCGGGGACCGGGCCTGCCGGACGCGGTCCTGTCGCAGTGGGGCTCGCTGGCCTACTTCGCCGGGGTGGCCGTTGTGCTGCTGGCCATCGCGATCGGCGTCGCGAAGAAGCGCGACGCGTAA
- a CDS encoding sensor histidine kinase: MVGDSLLALFLAAFDILVFATGGIDPELPGPDWFVAVPIDLAVVAPLVFRRKRPVLAAYLVYVISFAHSALDLGVSGLAALAISLYSVQVYVGRKQGLLYGGAFVVAMVVTAIVKPEPSMAAQLLFSAFTIAFCWLLGEFMYARRAYQRELEARLHLLETERDQAARIAVAEERGRIARELHDVVAHSVSVMVVQADGAALALKSNPELAGRALGTISETGRGALGELRRLLDVLRNDRGDDEPRVPQPDATALGDLAERMRAAGVPVDLVLGDGLDELPAGVSLGIYRIVQESLTNTLKHAGSGASAAVRVQRTGDQVEVLVRDDGAGRARRLEQVGAGGTSAAGSTATARQPAPRLSVAGGNGLIGMRERANVYGGTLEVGPAAGGGWQVRAVLPVRLNS, translated from the coding sequence ATGGTGGGCGACTCGCTGCTCGCGCTGTTCCTCGCCGCGTTCGACATCCTGGTGTTCGCGACCGGCGGCATCGACCCGGAACTGCCCGGGCCGGACTGGTTCGTCGCGGTCCCGATCGACCTCGCCGTGGTCGCGCCGCTCGTGTTCCGCCGCAAACGGCCGGTGCTCGCCGCGTACCTCGTGTACGTGATTTCGTTCGCGCACAGCGCGCTGGACCTCGGAGTTTCCGGTCTGGCCGCGCTCGCGATCAGCCTCTACTCGGTCCAGGTCTACGTCGGGCGCAAACAAGGCCTGCTCTACGGCGGCGCGTTCGTGGTGGCCATGGTCGTCACCGCGATCGTCAAACCCGAGCCGTCGATGGCGGCCCAGTTGCTGTTCAGCGCCTTCACCATCGCCTTCTGCTGGCTGCTCGGCGAGTTCATGTACGCCCGCCGCGCCTACCAGCGCGAACTCGAAGCCCGGCTGCACCTGCTGGAGACCGAACGCGACCAGGCCGCGCGCATCGCGGTGGCCGAGGAGCGCGGCCGGATCGCCAGGGAACTGCACGACGTGGTGGCGCATTCGGTGAGCGTGATGGTCGTGCAGGCCGACGGCGCGGCGCTCGCCCTGAAGTCCAATCCGGAGCTGGCCGGACGCGCGCTGGGGACGATCTCCGAGACCGGCCGCGGCGCGCTCGGCGAACTGCGCCGGCTGCTCGACGTGCTGCGCAACGACCGCGGTGACGACGAACCGCGAGTGCCGCAGCCGGACGCGACCGCGCTGGGCGACCTCGCCGAACGGATGCGCGCCGCGGGCGTCCCGGTGGACCTCGTCCTCGGCGACGGACTGGACGAACTGCCCGCCGGAGTGTCGCTCGGGATCTACCGGATCGTCCAGGAATCGCTCACCAACACGCTCAAGCACGCCGGTTCCGGGGCCAGCGCCGCGGTGCGGGTGCAGCGGACCGGCGACCAGGTCGAGGTGCTCGTGCGCGACGACGGCGCGGGGCGGGCTCGGCGGCTGGAACAGGTCGGCGCGGGCGGCACCTCCGCAGCGGGATCGACGGCGACGGCTCGGCAACCGGCGCCGCGACTGTCGGTCGCGGGCGGGAACGGGCTGATCGGGATGCGGGAGCGGGCGAACGTGTACGGCGGAACTCTGGAGGTGGGCCCCGCCGCCGGCGGTGGCTGGCAGGTGCGAGCGGTGCTGCCGGTTAGGTTGAACTCGTGA
- a CDS encoding ABC transporter ATP-binding protein, which produces MTNPQWSAGPVLSGRGLVKRYGQQHALAGIDIDVQPGEAIAIVGPSGSGKTSLLHVLAGILRADSGEIWLQGQRIDQFGEKRRSELRRTEFGFVFQSGMLVSELTAEENVALPSLLAGGTRGEAIAAAREWLGKLGLSGKEARRPGELSGGEAQRVAIARALTHRPKVIFADEPTGALDTRTGRETMDALLAAAQASGAAVLVVTHDRELAESMPRTVAIRDGLIATRLAA; this is translated from the coding sequence ATGACGAATCCACAGTGGAGCGCAGGACCGGTGTTGTCGGGGCGCGGGCTGGTGAAGCGCTACGGGCAGCAGCACGCACTGGCCGGAATCGACATCGACGTCCAGCCGGGAGAAGCGATCGCCATCGTCGGCCCGTCCGGATCAGGCAAAACCTCGCTGCTGCACGTGCTGGCGGGCATCCTGCGCGCCGACAGCGGCGAAATCTGGTTGCAGGGCCAGCGGATCGACCAGTTCGGCGAAAAGCGGCGCAGCGAACTGCGGCGCACCGAATTCGGTTTCGTCTTCCAATCCGGAATGCTCGTCTCCGAACTGACCGCGGAAGAGAATGTCGCACTTCCGTCGCTGCTGGCCGGCGGAACTCGTGGCGAAGCGATTGCGGCGGCGCGGGAATGGCTCGGCAAACTCGGGTTGTCCGGCAAGGAAGCCCGCCGTCCCGGCGAGCTTTCCGGCGGCGAGGCGCAGCGCGTGGCGATCGCCCGCGCGCTCACTCACCGGCCGAAGGTGATCTTCGCCGACGAGCCGACCGGCGCCCTCGACACCCGCACCGGCCGCGAGACGATGGACGCGCTGCTGGCCGCCGCACAGGCGTCCGGCGCCGCCGTGCTCGTGGTGACCCACGACCGGGAACTCGCCGAATCGATGCCGCGCACCGTGGCGATCCGCGACGGCCTGATCGCGACGAGGCTCGCGGCATGA
- a CDS encoding ABC transporter ATP-binding protein, translated as MLQATGLTKSYGDTVAVRDLTFTAEAGRVTGFLGPNGAGKSTTMRLLLGLDAPTAGTAHIEGKPYRQLSDPLRTVGALLDATWRHPGRTARQHLRFLAATNGLPDRRADEVLDLVGLSAVARKRAGTFSLGMLQRLGIASALLGDPRVLLFDEPVNGLDPEGVHWVRQLLHGLAAEGRTVFVSSHLLPEMEQTAQDLVVIGRGQLIYQGTMADFVARAGSRGVRVRTPHADALRKALTEARAVFTEDSGAFLVSEMDSDAIGELAYSARATLHELSPLAGSLEHAYLELTGQAAEFTSGGAR; from the coding sequence GTGCTCCAAGCGACTGGACTCACCAAGTCCTATGGCGACACCGTCGCGGTGCGGGACCTGACGTTCACCGCGGAAGCCGGTCGCGTCACCGGATTCCTCGGCCCGAACGGGGCGGGCAAATCCACCACGATGCGGCTGCTGCTCGGGCTCGACGCGCCCACCGCGGGCACCGCGCACATCGAGGGAAAGCCGTACCGGCAGCTGTCCGATCCGCTGCGCACGGTCGGCGCGCTGCTCGACGCGACGTGGCGGCATCCGGGCCGGACCGCCCGCCAGCACCTGCGGTTCCTCGCCGCGACGAACGGGCTGCCGGACCGGCGCGCCGACGAGGTGCTGGATCTCGTCGGCCTGTCCGCGGTGGCTCGCAAGCGGGCGGGCACGTTCTCGCTCGGCATGCTGCAGCGGCTCGGGATCGCGAGCGCGCTGCTCGGCGATCCGCGGGTGCTGCTGTTCGACGAACCGGTGAACGGCCTCGACCCCGAAGGCGTGCACTGGGTCCGCCAGCTGCTGCACGGGCTCGCCGCGGAAGGCCGCACGGTGTTCGTGTCGAGCCACCTGCTGCCGGAGATGGAGCAGACCGCGCAGGATCTCGTGGTGATCGGCCGCGGGCAGCTCATCTATCAAGGCACCATGGCCGATTTCGTGGCCCGCGCCGGTTCGCGCGGCGTCCGGGTGCGCACGCCGCACGCCGACGCGCTGCGAAAAGCGCTCACCGAAGCACGCGCGGTTTTCACCGAGGATTCCGGTGCGTTCCTGGTGTCCGAAATGGACAGTGACGCGATCGGCGAACTGGCTTACTCCGCGCGCGCCACGCTGCACGAGCTGAGCCCGCTGGCCGGTTCGCTCGAACACGCCTACCTCGAATTGACCGGCCAGGCGGCCGAATTCACCAGTGGAGGTGCGCGGTGA
- a CDS encoding response regulator: MIRVVVVDDQELMRVGFRMVLGAQADIDVVGEAGDGAQAVRMAAELRPDVVLMDVRMPVLDGVEATKQIVAAGTARVLVMTTFDLDEYVYAALQGGASGFLLKDTQPDYLVSALRSVAEGDAVMSPSVTRRLLDRFVGSGGAEMRDPAELDVLTDREREVLVLIAKGMSNIEIAETLFLSEATVKTHVGRILSKLDLRDRVQAVVLAYETGLARPGIG, from the coding sequence GTGATCCGAGTGGTGGTCGTCGACGACCAGGAACTGATGCGCGTCGGGTTCCGGATGGTGCTGGGCGCGCAGGCCGACATCGACGTGGTCGGGGAGGCGGGCGACGGCGCGCAAGCCGTGCGGATGGCCGCGGAACTGCGGCCCGACGTCGTGCTGATGGACGTGCGGATGCCGGTGCTCGACGGCGTCGAGGCGACGAAACAGATCGTCGCGGCCGGCACCGCGCGGGTGCTCGTGATGACCACCTTCGACCTCGACGAGTATGTCTACGCCGCGTTGCAGGGCGGCGCGTCCGGCTTCCTGCTCAAGGACACCCAGCCGGACTACCTGGTGTCCGCGCTGCGTTCGGTCGCCGAGGGCGACGCGGTGATGTCGCCCTCGGTCACGCGCCGGCTGCTCGACCGGTTCGTCGGCTCCGGCGGCGCGGAAATGCGCGATCCGGCCGAGCTCGACGTGCTGACCGACCGCGAACGCGAAGTGCTCGTGCTGATCGCGAAAGGCATGTCGAACATCGAAATCGCCGAGACGTTGTTCCTTTCCGAGGCTACGGTGAAAACACACGTGGGGCGGATCCTGTCGAAACTCGACCTGCGCGACCGGGTGCAGGCGGTCGTCCTCGCGTACGAGACCGGGCTCGCCCGGCCGGGGATCGGCTGA
- a CDS encoding sensor histidine kinase: protein MPHSPPSKTLAARATELARRLDMSVLVLLAALAFDLVFVTDAALDNVGPRFVDLGLFPGILAMAACAFWARKRAAVAGVFGALTLMFCTFVIRYLGIPTYSSVLANLTVTEFVAGIEMVYFLARRARPGVAFAVISALVLGALTAAFGRGSYRDLSSSSIAQTLLFGFLFLVGTVVTGAVGRPRRERDPATVERLRTMHRFTELVRGQWPLIGMLGVGVLIEFGYTYESGSRGFPLLACSIGAAAVTALSPRRPRDAILVVAGILLLSALATPFLHPSHSYQLLGGIPPTQIVAAFGVVVNVVRAVPLARAWPRIALLSGVVAVGTILNFSQYRTGRLLTDPATLGMLATVAVLLLGIAIAIGLYLRSRDSERAQVVKSAVTDAQTSERMALARELHDVVAHHVTGIVVQAQAARMMGEKNPELALEAMGRIENAGVEALAAMRRLVRSMRGDAQAGSGEFNEQATTDLAADLHRLVEAGNHGVPTKLELNLPPDLPHEVGRSALRLVQESLTNVGKHASDATEALALAEVVGGELHLRVTDNGSGQTHRPAGGSGGYGLVGMRERVALLHGRLSAGREPNGGWRVEAWLPLEANGETDG from the coding sequence GTGCCGCACTCCCCGCCGTCGAAAACGCTTGCCGCGCGGGCGACCGAACTCGCCCGCCGCCTCGACATGTCCGTGCTCGTGTTGCTCGCCGCACTGGCGTTCGACCTCGTGTTCGTGACCGACGCGGCACTCGACAACGTCGGCCCTCGATTCGTCGACCTCGGCCTGTTCCCCGGCATTCTCGCGATGGCGGCGTGCGCGTTCTGGGCCCGCAAACGCGCGGCGGTGGCGGGCGTATTCGGCGCGCTGACGCTGATGTTCTGCACCTTCGTCATCCGCTATCTCGGCATCCCGACGTACTCCAGCGTGCTGGCGAATCTGACCGTCACCGAGTTCGTCGCCGGGATCGAGATGGTCTATTTCCTCGCCCGCCGGGCCCGTCCGGGGGTCGCCTTCGCGGTGATCAGCGCGCTGGTGCTGGGCGCGCTCACCGCGGCTTTCGGCCGCGGCTCCTACCGCGACCTGTCCAGCAGCAGCATCGCGCAGACCCTGCTGTTCGGGTTCCTGTTCCTCGTCGGGACGGTGGTCACCGGCGCGGTCGGCCGCCCGCGCCGCGAACGCGACCCGGCGACGGTGGAACGCCTCCGCACTATGCACCGGTTCACCGAATTGGTGCGCGGGCAATGGCCGTTGATCGGCATGCTCGGCGTCGGCGTGCTGATCGAATTCGGCTACACCTACGAAAGCGGCAGCCGCGGTTTCCCGCTGCTGGCCTGCTCGATCGGCGCCGCCGCGGTGACCGCGTTGTCGCCGCGCCGCCCGCGCGACGCGATCCTGGTGGTGGCCGGGATCCTCCTGCTGTCCGCGCTCGCGACGCCGTTCCTGCATCCCAGCCACAGCTACCAACTGCTCGGCGGCATCCCGCCGACCCAGATCGTGGCCGCCTTCGGCGTGGTCGTGAACGTCGTGCGCGCGGTGCCGCTCGCCCGGGCGTGGCCGCGGATCGCGTTGCTGTCCGGCGTGGTCGCGGTCGGCACGATCTTGAACTTCAGCCAGTACCGCACCGGCCGGCTGCTCACCGACCCGGCGACGCTCGGCATGCTCGCCACCGTCGCGGTCCTGCTGCTCGGCATCGCCATCGCGATCGGCCTCTACCTGCGTTCCCGCGATTCCGAGCGCGCGCAGGTGGTGAAATCGGCGGTCACCGACGCGCAGACGTCCGAGCGGATGGCGCTGGCCAGGGAGCTGCACGACGTGGTCGCGCACCACGTGACCGGGATCGTCGTGCAGGCGCAGGCCGCGCGGATGATGGGGGAGAAGAATCCGGAGCTCGCGCTGGAGGCGATGGGCCGGATCGAGAACGCGGGCGTCGAGGCGCTCGCCGCGATGCGCCGCCTGGTCCGCAGCATGCGCGGCGACGCACAGGCCGGTTCGGGCGAGTTCAACGAGCAGGCGACCACCGACCTTGCTGCCGACCTGCACCGGCTCGTCGAAGCGGGCAACCACGGTGTGCCGACGAAGCTGGAGCTGAACCTTCCGCCGGACCTGCCGCACGAGGTCGGCCGCTCAGCGCTGCGGCTGGTCCAGGAATCGCTCACGAACGTCGGCAAGCACGCCTCGGACGCCACCGAGGCGCTCGCGCTGGCCGAGGTCGTGGGCGGCGAACTGCACTTGCGGGTGACCGACAACGGCAGCGGGCAGACTCATCGTCCGGCGGGCGGATCGGGCGGATACGGTCTGGTCGGCATGCGCGAACGCGTCGCGCTGCTGCACGGCAGGCTTTCGGCAGGCCGCGAGCCGAACGGCGGCTGGCGGGTCGAAGCGTGGCTGCCGCTCGAGGCGAACGGGGAGACAGACGGGTGA